A genomic window from Silene latifolia isolate original U9 population chromosome Y, ASM4854445v1, whole genome shotgun sequence includes:
- the LOC141631024 gene encoding protein FAR-RED IMPAIRED RESPONSE 1-like: MGAVVRTTQRSKSENRFFKRFKRKSGTLVEFWLRFESAMDQQRHTQKKLDNDSKHTCPKMSTDLALEAHRVKVSRGLAKEETVEVTTVRDANRDKNYEVTYCPVIFKASCSYKMLERKGILCRHVLWIYSSNGLKTLPDEYILKRWSKDAIRSGMFDCNGEAAEDIDIIDG, from the exons ATGGGGGCTGTTGTGAGGACAACCCAAAGATCAAAGAGCGAAAATCGTTTCTTTAAGAGGTTTAAGAGAAAATCGGGTACGTTGGTTGAGTTTTGGTTGCGTTTTGAGAGCGCTATGGACCAACAAAGACATACGCAGAAGAAGCTTGACAACGATAGCAAGCACACTTGCCCTAAAATGTCGACAGATCTGGCTCTTGAGGCACATAGGGTAAAAGT AAGTAGAGGTTTAGCTAAAGAAGAGACTGTAGAGGTGACTACTGTAAGAGATGCAAACAGGGACAAGAATTATGAGGTTACGTACTGCCCAG TTATATTTAAAGCAAGTTGCAGCTACAAAATGCTTGAAAGGAAAGGAATCCTATGCCGGCATGTCCTATGGATTTACTCATCCAACGGACTAAAGACTCTACCTGATGAATATATTTTAAAGAGATGGAGTAAAGATGCAATCCGCTCAGGAATGTTCGATTGTAATGGTGAGGCAGCTGAGGACATTGACATCATAGATGGATAA